In Phoenix dactylifera cultivar Barhee BC4 chromosome 1, palm_55x_up_171113_PBpolish2nd_filt_p, whole genome shotgun sequence, the genomic stretch GCCGCTCCTTATCTACCTTGCTGTCCATATTTCCAACATCCAGTTTCAGTCTCCTATGGAAGACTTCCATCTCCTGTTGTTTTAGCATTCATATTGAAATTTTatttcaaacctttttttttttttttgccaaataagatgcatgtttCTGCTTTACTCTCAAGCCAGGTACGTAGGAGGGCGTTGATTAAGTTCACTTAAAAATAGTCATAATGATCAGTCATAAAGTTTACAATTGTAAACATCCTATGATACTATAACCCTTTTCTGGATCATATGATATCACAGTTTAAATGAACCATTCCATGGAAGACATCTGATTAAAAGAACGATGGCCTTATCGCAGCTTAAATTCCCTCCGACTTCTTTATAGTCAGCACTTGCATGGTAGTATCTTCATGGCCGTTATGTTGTTACATTTTTTCCTCATCCTCACAAGGTGAGTATCAAGAGATTATCTACAATATGACTTCATTTATCCAGTATAATAAACGTACCAAGGTGACAAGAACGCATGCAAGAAAGAGTACACCAATTATTGGCTTTTCTTTCGAATCATTCAGCTGTGGTTGGTTTTAAGATAAACctctaagaaaataaaagaaagctaCGGGAGCTGTTTATTTGTTGGGACACAGAAATACAccagaaaagaaaataagagaagGCAAAAAGTCCATTCCAATAATTAAAGACACCACCATGAACAATTGCACCAAAACAATACAAATGTACaacgaaagaaaaacaaaagaagagatcTACTCAGGCATCCTCTCATGTCTCCTCAAATCTACCAGTTTGAACCCCTTTTGGTTCTCATTAAGATGACTCCAGGCGGCTgcaaatacaaaaaatataCAGTGAGTTTCAGTCTTAATGCTAAAGTTAAGCATTATACCAAAATTCGAGGGGGGAAGATACCATTATGCATTTACCAAAGCACTAAGACTGAAAGCTACTTGCTGTAGGTTAGAAAAATTCTTAGATTTAGACCTCAAAAACTTCGCTGTTATGAAAAAAGTATGAGACTTAATTTTCAGAATGTAACAAGGTGCATGTCCCTTCTCTATCTCAAAAAATCATTGGAAGAGGCATATCTAGCTCAAAGAGAGTTATGTTCCGAAGCTAATCCAGAAATGGAAGACGTGAggcattttttttccttgccTCTCCTTGATGTGAAATCTGTTTAAGCTCCAAAGTTAGCTGTTCTTCTTGTTAAAGTATTCAGGCAAGGAAAAAGATTAGATTTAGATCTTAAAAGCTGCAGTGGTCTAGATACTTAACTACGTTTATGCAGGGCACGTGTAACCAGGAGGGGCGGCGTTTCCGCAGGTGACGAGGAGTTTGAGTGCGATAGGAAGGACGACGTTGATGTCGAGCAGCTTAGCTTTTATTGTGGTGCACAGACATGCTGCGGCCTGAACTCCGGCGAGGCCCAAAATGTCTGGGCAGCACTCCACTTCAGGGTCACCAATGTGCACTGTTGAGCCAAGGAGGTCTACACAGGCACCGAGCTTCAACGCGTCGATCGGGCAGGTCGTTGCTGAACAGGGTGTCGGGCAGCCTCGGTTTCCGGTCACCGGTGGCGTGCCGGTGATCGGAGGGAGATTTATGGGTGGTAGACTTATAGGCGGTAGAGTCATAGGCGGTCCTCCGATGATTGGAGGTAGAGTCATAGGCGGTCCCCCGATGATCGGAGGCAGACTTATAGGCGGTCCTCCGATGATTGGAGGTAGAGTCATAGGCGGTCCCCCAATGATCGGAGGCAGACTTATAGGCGGTCCTCCGATGATTGGAGGTAGAGTCATAGGCGGTCCCCCGATGATCGGAGGCAGACTTATAGGCGGTCCTCCGATGATTGGAGGTAGAGTCATAGGCGGTCCCCCGATGATTGGAGGCATAGTTATAGGAGAGATGACCGGAGGGATAGTAATTATAGGCCGTTTGCCCACCGGAGGGGTAGTGGTGGGTGGTTTGCCGGTGATAGGAGGGAAAGTTATAGGAGGCATAGTTATAGGCCGTTTACGGATGACCGGAGGGATAGTTATAGGCCGTTTGCCGATGACCGGAGGGACAGTTATAGGCCGTTTGCCGATGATGGGAGGAAGGGTGATGGGTGGTTTGCCGATGATAGGAAGGCTGATGGGTCCCTTGGGAGTCTTGGGAGAGAAATGACGGCAGGCTTCACATGCCATGGCTATGGGGGCGGAGGAGATGAACAGCATGAGAAGGAGAAGAGCTGAGAGCTTGGAGGAGTCCATGGCTATGACAACACTAGTATTGTTTAACTAGTTGGTGGCTGTGAAATGAGGGTGCTTAAGCTGTGGAAAGTATGGGATGTTTTATAGAGTGAAGTGTGAGTGGAGGAAAGGGAACCCTAGGACAGGTCATGTGGACGTGCAGCTCCTGCCAGTCTTGCTGGTTGGCTCTTTCTCTACCTGTGAAACTATGCTCGATCGTCGCCTTTCTTAACTGTTGTCTTTGTCCTACAGGCATACTACGTACGCTAGCTGGTTTAATTTGGCTCCATGATAGCTTTCCTGCCAACTCCTTAGCTATATATCTTGCTTGCTATGTGA encodes the following:
- the LOC103719547 gene encoding 36.4 kDa proline-rich protein-like gives rise to the protein MDSSKLSALLLLMLFISSAPIAMACEACRHFSPKTPKGPISLPIIGKPPITLPPIIGKRPITVPPVIGKRPITIPPVIRKRPITMPPITFPPITGKPPTTTPPVGKRPIITIPPVISPITMPPIIGGPPMTLPPIIGGPPISLPPIIGGPPMTLPPIIGGPPISLPPIIGGPPMTLPPIIGGPPISLPPIIGGPPMTLPPIIGGPPMTLPPISLPPINLPPITGTPPVTGNRGCPTPCSATTCPIDALKLGACVDLLGSTVHIGDPEVECCPDILGLAGVQAAACLCTTIKAKLLDINVVLPIALKLLVTCGNAAPPGYTCPA